Proteins from one Embleya scabrispora genomic window:
- a CDS encoding CbiQ family ECF transporter T component, with product MPHPKPVPVAVVFRRGGGRLPRTVHPGAWWLWALGLATAASRTTNPLLLALLLAVAGFVVANRRGDAPWALAFRMYLFLGLFIVVMRVLFRIVFGAGAASGHILVDLPEIPLPEWAAGIHLFGPVGLEHVLGGFYDGLRLATMIVCLGAANALASPKRMLKAVPAALYEVGAAVVVALSVAPQLVESVHRVRRARRLRGGAQKGMRALRSIAIPVLQDALDRSLALAAAMDSRGYGRNRHLPRSIRLVTGVLTLVGLIGVCVGVYALLDGGTPRYLGATMLPGGLVVAGIGFVLTGRRINRSVYLPDRWRLAEFGVAACGLGTGALLYLTSRIDAGNLYPSLSPLAWPELAPLPVLALLAGVLPAWLAPPPPPTTPRLGDTMPDAPGSGSTDTGTTIREKSVR from the coding sequence ATGCCCCACCCGAAACCGGTGCCGGTCGCCGTCGTGTTCCGCCGCGGCGGCGGCCGACTGCCGCGCACCGTGCACCCCGGCGCGTGGTGGTTGTGGGCCCTCGGCCTGGCCACCGCCGCGAGCCGAACCACCAATCCCCTGCTGCTCGCGCTGCTCCTGGCCGTCGCCGGGTTCGTCGTGGCCAACCGGCGCGGCGACGCGCCCTGGGCACTCGCCTTTCGGATGTACCTGTTTCTCGGGTTGTTCATCGTCGTGATGCGGGTGTTGTTCCGCATCGTCTTCGGCGCGGGCGCGGCGAGCGGGCACATACTCGTCGATCTGCCCGAGATCCCGCTGCCCGAATGGGCGGCGGGGATCCACCTGTTCGGGCCGGTCGGCTTGGAACACGTCCTGGGCGGGTTCTACGACGGGTTGCGGTTGGCCACGATGATCGTGTGCCTGGGCGCGGCGAACGCCCTGGCCAGTCCCAAGCGCATGCTCAAGGCGGTACCGGCGGCGCTGTACGAGGTGGGCGCGGCGGTGGTGGTCGCCCTGTCGGTGGCGCCGCAGCTGGTCGAGAGCGTGCATCGGGTGCGCCGGGCACGGCGACTGCGCGGCGGCGCGCAGAAGGGCATGCGGGCGCTGCGGTCGATCGCGATCCCGGTGCTCCAGGACGCGTTGGATCGTTCGCTGGCGCTGGCGGCGGCGATGGACTCGCGCGGGTACGGCCGCAACCGGCATCTGCCGCGCTCGATCCGGCTGGTGACCGGGGTGTTGACCCTGGTGGGCCTGATCGGGGTGTGCGTGGGGGTGTACGCGCTCCTCGACGGCGGCACGCCCCGCTACCTGGGCGCCACGATGCTGCCCGGGGGACTTGTCGTCGCCGGTATCGGCTTCGTACTCACCGGGCGGAGAATCAACCGCAGTGTGTATCTGCCGGACCGCTGGCGACTCGCCGAATTCGGAGTCGCCGCGTGCGGCCTGGGCACCGGCGCGTTGCTCTACCTGACCAGTCGGATCGACGCGGGCAACCTGTATCCGTCGCTGAGTCCGCTCGCCTGGCCCGAGTTGGCGCCGCTTCCGGTACTCGCGCTGCTGGCGGGTGTGTTGCCGGCGTGGCTGGCGCCGCCGCCGCCACCGACCACACCGCGCCTCGGTGACACCATGCCCGACGCGCCGGGGTCGGGCTCGACCGATACCGGCACCACCATCAGGGAGAAGTCCGTCCGGTGA